In Asterias rubens chromosome 10, eAstRub1.3, whole genome shotgun sequence, the following proteins share a genomic window:
- the LOC117296014 gene encoding purine nucleoside phosphorylase-like codes for MAAPTGSGSRPILTYEELDRFAKCVEDKSSGCKPTVGIITPWLSDLKQSLEERIKIPFSSIPDFPLSLEGAKDDGFVIGKLGGKTVICAEEHLHLYGGYPVWQVVASTRVMIILGIKSLVITNYASSLNKSYNIGDIIVLKDHLFLPGLAGHNPLNGPAMERLGERFVNVTNLYDTGFRELCLDIAGELDYLDHVLEGSYAMVSGPSTATPAELKLLVNASCDVVGMDTCPLTIVAKQSGIKTLGLSLVINRSKMDYDDEDQDHEDEAVIREIMPVVKLMLIKFLSRI; via the exons ATGGCTGCACCTACAGGGAGTGGAAGCAGACCAAT ACTCACTTACGAGGAGCTGGACAGATTTGCCAAATGTGTAGAAGATAAGTCATCAGGTTGCAAGCCAACTGTCGGAATAATTACGCCCTGGCTGAGCGATTTGAAGCAAAGTTTGGAGGAGCGAATAAAGATACCCTTTAGCAGCATACCAGATTTCCCTCTTAGTTTAG AGGGAGCAAAGGATGATGGGTTTGTTATTGGGAAACTTGGTGGGAAGACGGTCATCTGTGCCGAAGAACACCTCCATCTCTACGGTGGATACCCGGTGTGGCAG GTAGTAGCATCGACCCGAGTTATGATCATACTTGGCATAAAATCACTGGTCATAACAAACTACGCCAGCAGCTTGAATAAGAGTTATAACATCGGGGACATCATTGTCCTTAAGGATCACCTGTTCCTACCTGGTTTAGCGGGACACAATCCCCTGAATGGACCCGCCATGGAAAG ATTAGGCGAACGATTCGTAAACGTCACCAACCTGTACGATACTGGCTTCAGGGAACTTTGCCTGGACATCGCTGGTGAGTTGGACTATCTGGACCACGTGCTGGAGGGAAGTTATGCCATGGTGTCCGGCCCGTCAACGGCTACACCAGCTGAGCTCAAACTGCTGGTCAACGCTTCGTGTGATGTTGTTG GGATGGACACGTGCCCACTGACCATTGTTGCGAAGCAATCTGGAATCAAAACACTTGGTCTTTCGCTGGTGATCAATCGAAGCAAAATGGACTACGATGACGAAGACCAAGATCATGAAGACGAGGCTGTGATTCGAGAGATAATGCCCGTTGTTAAACTCATGTTAATCAAGTTTCTTTCTCGGATATAA
- the LOC117295942 gene encoding retinoschisin-like — MPDNDPAIGHYLDGLFLSEDPDEIQTFFDCPVGPRCDAADRLGIEHGTPLNIPDENFSASSTDSTGARYSTPSSARLNYPGAYPLIGGWKAASTAVGSWIQVELGVDAIVTGVITQGRNVDETSHLCWVTLFQVKYASMAKVNLVDVTSQDGTPKVFNGNTDGTTEVTTSFPQPVIASIIRLLPVAWVSQVVLRFELLGCLQSAETTRLIREHVSI; from the exons ATGCCCGACAATGACCCGGCCATTGGCCATTATTTGGACGGGCTCTTCTTAAGCGAGGACCCCGACGAGATTCAGACATTCTTCGATTGCCCAG TCGGTCCTCGGTGTGATGCGGCCGACCGTCTGGGCATTGAACACGGCACTCCTCTGAACATCCCGGATGAAAATTTCTCCGCGTCGTCCACCGACAGCACTGGAGCTCGCTATAGCACGCCCTCTTCGGCTCGGTTAAACTATCCGGGTGCATATCCTCTGATTGGTGGATGGAAGGCTGCCTCCACCGCCGTCGGCTCCTGGATACAAGTGGAACTTGGGGTGGACGCAATCGTAACGGGAGTCATTACACAGGGTCGCAATGTTGACGAGACCAGCCATTTGTGCTGGGTGACCCTATTCCAAGTCAAGTACGCATCAATGGCAAAGGTGAACCTTGTTGATGTTACGAGCCAGGATGGCACACCCAAG GTTTTTAACGGCAACACCGACGGCACCACGGAGGTGACCACCTCCTTCCCGCAACCGGTCATAGCTAGCATCATTCGGCTGCTGCCGGTTGCGTGGGTTTCACAAGTCGTACTTCGTTTTGAGCTGTTGGGATGTTTGCAGTCTGCTGAAACCACACGTCTAATTAGGGAGCACGTATCTATTTAA